The following is a genomic window from Photobacterium sp. GJ3.
AGGCTGATGAACTCAGCCCGCAGGAATTTCAGCAGGTGACCGCAGACGTTGTTCCGGCACTCAAATCACTCAAATCACTGTATCGTGACAGTGAGATCGACCAGCTGAACCAACAACTGGCGGACTTCCCGGTGCTGGCACAGGAAGCCCTGCGAGCGGGATTGGTTGAATACGCACAAACACTGGATCAGCTGGACGAAACCAAAGTCGCCTGGCTGGAGACTTTAGTGACCCGCAAACCCCGATTCACCCTGACCGAGCAAGGCGATGGTTATCGGGTGACACGTTCGGCCTTCAACTATGGCCCTCAGGCCCGACAACTTTTGCAGCACTGGCAGCGTGAACAGCTGGCGGCGGCATTCGTCCGTCAGGCGGACGCGGGTGATCTGGTGCTGAGCGACTGGTTGGCTGGTGAACGGAACGTGCAGCGAGTCCGTCGGGATATTGCGCTGGCCCAGCTTCCGGCGGTATCCGAACAGGGACAACGCTATCTGGCCAATCAGTTTCTGTCGGATAAACAGCTCCTCTGGCTGCCGGATAACGGATTACTGGCGTTACTGGCTGAAAGTACCGGCGATGAAGCACTCTATCAGCAACTCTGGCGCCGCCGGACCGATCAATACAGTCGTGCGGAGTTGAATCGCCTGACTGATCTGTTGCCGGATCAGCTCGCCGTGAATCAGCTGATTGAAGCCACACGTAATCCGTCGCTGAAAGCGCAGGCTTATCAGGCCTTGGCGACCCTCAAGCCGCTGCCTGCTCAAGTGGAAGTGTTTCTGTTAGCCAAGTTGTCAGAGCCTGAGGACGGAGAACTGGTGGCCGGACATCTGGTGAGCGAAGGGCACAGCAGCTGGCTGACGAAGCTCGCCGCCGGTACCAAGAGCTACACACTCAAGCGCAATCTGGAAACCGCGCTTTCCTCTTCCCTGTGATCGGTCATGGTGGCCTGCGAGGTCGCCAATAAATTCCCACGAAACAAGCATCTTGATAGTGATAAGTATATAATGTGTCCTATTTTCATCTCGGCCCTATGCGGGTCCGAGCGAGTCAACAGATAGGGTGCAGGAATGAAATTCAATGATCTGCGCGACTTCATTGCCTACCTGGAAGAGCGTGGGCAACTCAAGCGCATCAAGCAGCCAGTCGATCCCCGATATGAAATGACGGAAATCTGCGACCGGACCCTGCGGGCCGGTGGTCCGGCATTGCTGTTTGAAAATCCGGTGGGTTACGATATGCCGGTGCTGGCAAACCTGTTTGGCACGACTGAGCGGGTGGCGATGGGCATGGGTCGGGAAGATGTGCTGGAGCTGCGGGAAGTCGGTAAGTTACTGGCCTATCTCAAAGAACCGGAGCCGCCGAAAGGTTTCCGCGACGCGATCGATAAACTGCCGGTCTTCAAGCAGGTCCTGAACATGCCGGCCAAGCGGCTGAGTAAAGCGCCCTGCCAGCAGATTGTCTGGGAAGGGGATGAGGTTGATCTCGATAAAATTCCGGTGATGAGTTGCTGGCCGGGGGATGTGGCACCGCTGCTGACCTGGGGCCTGACGGTCACGCGTGGTCCGGAGAAAAAACGCCAGAATCTCGGGATTTACCGCCAGCAGAAAATCAGCAAGAACAAAGTGATTATGCGCTGGCTGGCTCACCGGGGTGGTGCGCTGGATATGCGGGAATTTATGCAGGCGCATCCGGGCGAGAAATTTCCGGTCTCTGTCGCTTTTGGCGCGGATCCGGCCACGATTCTGGGGGCGGTGACGCCCGTGCCGGATACCTTGTCTGAATATGCATTTGCAGGGTTGCTGCGGGGCAGTAAGACTGAGGTCGTCAAGAGCATCAGCAATGATCTGGAAGTGCCGGCCAGCGCAGAAATCGTGCTGGAAGGCTATATTGATCCCAACGAGTATGCCGATGAAGGTCCGTATGGCGATCATACCGGGTATTACAACGAAGTTGAGCGCCATCATGTGTTCACGGTCACGCATGTGACCATGCGGAAAGACCCGATTTATCACAGCACCTATACTGGCCGCCCGCCGGATGAACCTGCGGTGCTGGGTGTGGCGCTGAATGAAGTTTTTGTCCCGATCTTGCAAAAGCAGTTCCCGGAAATCGTCGACTTCTATCTGCCACCGGAAGGATGCTCCTATCGTATGGCCGTTGTGACCATGAAGAAGCAGTATCCGGGCCATGCAAAACGGGTCATGATGGGCGTCTGGTCTTTCCTGCGCCAGTTCATGTATACCAAGTTTGTGATCGTTTGTGATGACGATGTGAACGCCCGGGACTGGAATGATGTGATCTGGGCGATTACCACCCGGATGGATCCGGCGCGCGATACCGTGATGATCGAAAATACGCCGATCGATTCGCTGGATTTTGCTTCCCCTGTGGTTGGGCTGGGCTCGAAAATGGGTCTGGATGCAACCAATAAGTGGGAAGGCGAAACGCAGCGCGAGTGGGGCACCCCGATTATCAAAGACCCCGAGGTCGTCGCCAGAGTGGATGCCATCTGGGATGAGCTGGGAATTCTGAACAACTGACGTCAAATCAACACACGATGTATCAGATCAGGCTGCTGCCACAAGAATTGACCTTTTTTGTCAGGGATGATGAAACCCTGTTGTGTGCAGCACACCGGGCCGGGGTGGCTTTTCCACACCGTTGTCTGGTTGGCGCATGCGCCACTTGCCTGTGCCGCAAACTGTCGGGTGAGGTGGCATATCAGCTCGCACCAATGCTGACGGAAAAAGAGCAGGCCGCCGGATGGATTTTTCCTTGTCTGGCAATGGCCCGCAGCGATTTGGTACTGCTTTTAGAATAGAGGAACAGAATGTCGATTCAATGTGAAGTGAAGTCAGTCGAGTCGCTGGCTTGCAATACCTACCGCATCCTGCTGAAGCCAACAGCGCAGGTTGATTTTAAAGCGGGTCAGTACCTGCTGGCGGTGATGGGCGAAAAAGACAAGCGTCCGTTCTCGATTGCCAGCAGCCCTTGCCGTGGCAATGAACTCGAACTGCACATCGGTGCTGCGGACCATAATCCGTTTGCGATGGAAGTTGTCGAAGCGATGCAGCTGGCGATGGCGGAAGGCAAGTCATTTGAGGTGGAAGCACCGATGGGTGACGCGTGGCTGCGTGAAGACAGCGCCAAGCCGCTGCTGCTGATTGCCGGTGGTACCGGATTCTCCTATGTTCGTAGCTTGCTGGATAACTGTCTGAGCCGGGGCATGACCCAGCCCATCTTTGTGTACTGGGGCGGTCGTGATGATTGTCAGCTGTATGCCCATGATGAGCTGGTTGCACTGGCGGCACAGCATGCAAACCTGACCTATGTCCCGGTGGTGGAATCTGCCCCGGCAGACTGGCAGGGGAAGGTCGGTAATGTGCTGGAAGCGGTCTGTGACGATTTTGTCAGCCTGTCTGCTTACGATATTTATATCTGTGGCCGGTTTGAGATGGCGGGTGCTGCCCGTGAGCAGTTCACAGCGGAAAAAGGGGCCGATCGCGAGCGGATGTTTGCCGACGCGTACGCCTTTATCTGAATCGACGGATTAAACCTGAAAAAAGCCCCTGTGATCGCTGGATCACAGGGGCTTTTTGATGATTGCTTTTCATCCACAACCGCTGGCGGTGGGGTGGAATGGGGCAGGTCAGGCGTGTGCGGCAGCGACGCGGCGTTTCACCCAGGTTTCATTGACCCACAAAGACAACAGGATAATGGCACCGCCGATGATCAGGCGCGGATAGTCAACATCCCGGTTCCAGATCACCAGATTCACAATCAAGCCTGCTGGCACCAGTGCATTGTTCATAATGGCCAGTGCTCCGGCATTGACCAGTGTTGCGCCTTTGTTCCAGATGAAATAGCCCAGTCCGGATGCCACAATGCCCAGATACACCAGAATGCTCCACTGGGTGTTGGTGGTCGGCAGCTTGTCCATATTCCCGAACAGCAGGAACATCGGCAAGGCCACGCAGACTGCGCCGATATAAAACAGGGCAAAGACCGTGTGTTGCGGCAGATCAGCCTGCTCTTTTTCCATGATCACCTTGTAGCCGACCTGACCGATGGCAAAACACAGATTCGCGCCCTGAACGATAAAAAAGCCGAGAATGAAGTTTTCGTTGATCCCTTCAAATTTGATCACGGCTGCACCGAGCACTGCAATGGCTGCGGTGACCAGATACCAGGCCGAAAAACGCCGTTGCAGCAGATCGTAAATCAGGGTGACGTAAATCGGGGTGAAAATAGTAAACAGTAAGACTTCCGGAACCGACAGGTACAGGAACGACTGATAGTAAAAGCAGTACATGATGCCGAGCTGAAATGCGCCGATGACCATCAGCTTAAGCGCAAGTTTCCCGGTCAGATGCTGACGGCGCAGAAAAGGCAGGAAGACCAGTGCTGCCAGTGTCACCCGGGTCAGAACCGAGAACCAGGCATCGACCTGTCCGGCCAGATAGACCCCGATCAGGCTGAAGGAAAACGCCCACAGCAGCGTTATCGCAGTTAAATATCCCATTGCGTACATCCTTTGAAATTTGGGCGTATTGTAACTGAAATCCGCTTGCAGCCAATGGCAGGCTGGTCTGCTGTGAAGAAGTTGGGCGGGTGTCACGGCAACCCGCCCAATCGAGATCGCCCGCGGCGCGAGGGGCGCCTGGCCGGTGAAATTAGTGCAGAGGAACCATCAGCAGGTCAACCGGGGTATGATTGATCAGCTGTTTGGTCGAGGAGAGAATTTTGCTCCAGAAATCCTGATGATGGCCGCAAATCATCAGATCGATGTCTGACTCTTTGATGGTATTGCAGATTTCATCACTCAGATCACCGCTGCCCACGTAGGTATGAGTCACAGGAAATTCAGCCTGTTTGGCCAGCGCTTCCAGCTGTTCCTGAGCATGATCGGCCATCCGGTACTGTGCTTCGGCCATGTTGATATCAATCAGGCCGGTGTACAGCTCGGCATAGTTGGTATCGATATGGATCAGCGATAACTTGGCGTTGAGCGTCCGTGCCAGCGCCGCACCTTTTGTCACCAAAATTTGACTGTCTTCAGATAAATCAACTGCAACCAGAATATGTTGATAAGTCATAACCCGCTCTCCTGTAAGGTTTTTAATATGCTAACATGGCGTATCTGTGAAAAATGCTGTGCTGATCTCATTGCTTGCATTGACGGAATCTGCTGTGAGTGGCGTGGATATCCAGTTGGTTCTTTTTAGCTTTTTTTGATTTGTCGTCAGGATAAGCATGATACCTTGCACCTGGAGTTGCAAACTCAGTTATGCATAGTGACAATGTGTTGATTACACTTGATTAGGAAAGGAGTAGTGCGATGCTTGCTCAAGCAATGGTCGATAAGCTGAACGAACAGATTAACCTGGAGTTCTTTTCGTCCAACCTGTACCTGCAGATGAGTGCATGGTGTGAAGATAAAGGATTCGAGGGAGCAGCTGAGTTTCTTCGTCTGCATGCCGCGGAAGAAATGCAGCATATGCAGCGTTTGTTTACGTATGTGAGTGAAACCGGTGCACTGCCAATTTTGGGGACTATTGACGCCCCTCAGCATGAATATGCGTCTTTGGGGGAAGTGTTCCGCGCCACTTACGAACATGAGCGTTTGATCACTGAACGTATCAACAAACTGGCGCATGTTGCGTTTACAACGCAGGACTACTCCACGTTTAACTTCTTGCAGTGGTATGTTGCAGAACAGCACGAAGAAGAAAAATTGTTTAAAGGTATTTTGGACAAGATCGAACTGGTTGGCGAAGACGGCAAAGCGCTGTTTTTCATCGATAAAGATCTTGCCGCCATGGCGAAGCAGGAATCCAGCTCCGTGATGGGTCAGCAGGTGGGTTAACAGGCCTGGGTGTTATAGAGGCGGCGTTCCTTTCCGAAAGTACGCCGCTGTTGTCTACCGCTCCCTGTCATGCCCGGCCTGCGCAGAACAATAGTCGTTGTTCGGGGGGTACTATGATAAGTGGTGATGCAATCCTCATGGCCCTGTTTATTGTGGCCATAATCAATATTTCTCGTTATGTCAGCACGCTGAAAACTTTACTCGTCGTCATGCGCGAGTGTGATCCACTCCTTTATCAGCAGGTTGACGGCCGGGGCTTTTTTTCCTCTCAGGGGAATATGAACAAGCAAATCCGGCTCTTCCATTACATCCGCAGTCAGCAGTATCACAAGCACCATGATGAAATCTTCATGGCGAAGTGCGAAAAAGTCCGCAAGCTGTTTGTGCTGGCCAGCACCAGTCTGATGGTCTTTCTGGTGTCTATCTTCGTGGTCGCTTATCTCGGCATCTGACTGAAACGCGCGCGCTGATTGGTATTCCGGCGACAGTTGGGTAATATACGCACACTTGAAAAGGATGTTCGGTGATCCACTGGGTTACCGCATCCTTTTTATTTTTTGTTGCGTGTCGATAGCGGATAAGAGAATGGCTGAGAAGTTTGATGTAGTGGTGATTGGCGCAGGTGCTGCCGGGCTGATGTGTGCCGCAGAGGCCGGGAAGCGTGGCCGCTCTGTGCTGGTGGTCGATCAGGGTAAAAAGCCGGGACGGAAAATCCTGATCTCCGGCGGCGGCCGCTGTAACTTCACCAACTACGATGTCACGGCCAGTCACTATGTCTGCCGTAACCCGCATTTTGCCAAATCCGCGCTGGCGCAGTACACCCAGTGGGATTTCATTGCGATGGTTGCCAAACACGATATCGCTTATGAAGAACGGGATCATGGTCAGCTGTTCTGTCTGGACTCCGCGAAAGACATCGTCGACATGCTGCTGAAAGAATGTGATTTACCTACGGTGCAGCACCGTTACCGCTGCGACGTGCACGATATCACCAAAACGGACGATGGTTTTATCCTGATGCTCAATACCGACACCGTGCATTGTTCGTCGTTGGTGATCGCTACGGGCGGTTTGTCGATGCCAAAGCTGGGGGCCACGCCATTTGGCTATCAGGTTGCCGAACAGTTTGGTCTCAACATGGTGCCGACCACGGCAGGTCTGGTGCCTTTTACCCTGCATGTGGCCGACAAGGATGCGTTTGCGGACTTATCCGGGATTGCCGTTCCAGCGGTGGTCACCGCAGAAGACGGCACCAGCTTTAAAGAAAATATTCTCTTCACGCACCGGGGGCTGTCCGGACCGGCGATTTTGCAAATTTCGTCCTACTGGAAGCCGGGACAGGCGGTTTCTGTCGACTTACTGCCGACACTGAGTCTGGATGAAACCCTGCAGGCGATGCGTGATAAGCACCCGAATCAAAGCCTGAAAAACTCCCTGTCCCGTTTGCTGCCGAAGCGCCTGGTCGAAGCCCTGATTGAACGGGGGGATCTCGAAGACAAGCCGCTTAAACAGCTCAATCCAAAAGAAGTGCAGGCGCTGCACGACTATTTCCATCAGTGGCAAATTGCCCCGAACGGTACGGAAGGCTACCGCACCGCTGAAGTGACCCTCGGCGGTGTCGATACCGACGGACTGTCTTCCAAAACCATGGAAACCAAGTCTGTTCCCGGTCTGTATTTCATCGGTGAAGTGATGGACGTCAGTGGCTGGCTGGGTGGCTACAACTTCCAGTGGGCCTGGAGCTCTGGTTTTGTTGCGGGACAGCATGTTTAAGCGGGTGTAGAGGCAATGAAGTTTGCTTGTAGTGTGGCCAATGACACAAAGGAAACCCAGATCTGATTTCCGGAGAAATATCTACGAAAGCACGACTGAAAAAGATTACATTCAAGTGAGCAGTTGCTAAGCCTAAACGCAAAACAAGGACAACCAGCGCATGACCGATAATGTTGAAGACCAGCCACAGCCAAAAGAGCAAGAGGCCCTGATTGGTCGAAAGCGTGGGTTTAGTGACTTTGTGGTTTATGTCGATGAAAGTGGCGACCATAGCCTGACGTCTATCGATCAGGATTACCCAGTCTTCGTGTTGGCGTTTTGTATTTTCTACAAAGCGCACTATCTATCCAATGTCGTCCCCCAGCTTCAACAGCTAAAGTTTGACTATTTTGGTCACGATTTAGTGATTTTACATGAGCATGAGATCCGCAAAGAAAAAGGCGATTTCACCACGTTCAAAAATCGAGCGGACAAAAATCAGTTCTTAGGTCGTTTAAGTGAAATCATCGATGACAGTAACTTTATTCTTGCTTCCTGCGTGATTGAGAAGAATAAAATACGGAATCCTGAAGAGGTGGGAAATCCTTATCATATTGCTCTCAAGCACTGCTTAGAAACCTTGTATGATTTGGTAACAGAAAAGGGCCAGCAAGCGCTTGAGACGCATGTGATTGTTGAGTGTCGAGGCAAGAAAGAAGATAACGAACTCGAGCTGGAATTTCGCCGCATCTGTGATGGTGAAAATAAATATCAGCGAGATTTGCCCTTTAAGATCCGCATGGCATCAAAAACCTCTAATTCGGCTGGGTTACAGTTGGCAGATTTAGTCGCAAGGCCAATCGGTAGGCATGTGCTTAATCCGACTCAGGTAAACCAAGCATTCGATACATTGCAGAAGAAATTTTACTGTGAAGGTGGCAGGTGTGCAGTTGGTCAAGGTTTTGACCAGTGGGGGCTTAAGCA
Proteins encoded in this region:
- a CDS encoding DUF3800 domain-containing protein encodes the protein MTDNVEDQPQPKEQEALIGRKRGFSDFVVYVDESGDHSLTSIDQDYPVFVLAFCIFYKAHYLSNVVPQLQQLKFDYFGHDLVILHEHEIRKEKGDFTTFKNRADKNQFLGRLSEIIDDSNFILASCVIEKNKIRNPEEVGNPYHIALKHCLETLYDLVTEKGQQALETHVIVECRGKKEDNELELEFRRICDGENKYQRDLPFKIRMASKTSNSAGLQLADLVARPIGRHVLNPTQVNQAFDTLQKKFYCEGGRCAVGQGFDQWGLKHFP
- a CDS encoding universal stress protein, whose translation is MTYQHILVAVDLSEDSQILVTKGAALARTLNAKLSLIHIDTNYAELYTGLIDINMAEAQYRMADHAQEQLEALAKQAEFPVTHTYVGSGDLSDEICNTIKESDIDLMICGHHQDFWSKILSSTKQLINHTPVDLLMVPLH
- a CDS encoding NAD(P)/FAD-dependent oxidoreductase, with the translated sequence MAEKFDVVVIGAGAAGLMCAAEAGKRGRSVLVVDQGKKPGRKILISGGGRCNFTNYDVTASHYVCRNPHFAKSALAQYTQWDFIAMVAKHDIAYEERDHGQLFCLDSAKDIVDMLLKECDLPTVQHRYRCDVHDITKTDDGFILMLNTDTVHCSSLVIATGGLSMPKLGATPFGYQVAEQFGLNMVPTTAGLVPFTLHVADKDAFADLSGIAVPAVVTAEDGTSFKENILFTHRGLSGPAILQISSYWKPGQAVSVDLLPTLSLDETLQAMRDKHPNQSLKNSLSRLLPKRLVEALIERGDLEDKPLKQLNPKEVQALHDYFHQWQIAPNGTEGYRTAEVTLGGVDTDGLSSKTMETKSVPGLYFIGEVMDVSGWLGGYNFQWAWSSGFVAGQHV
- a CDS encoding 2Fe-2S iron-sulfur cluster-binding protein, which encodes MYQIRLLPQELTFFVRDDETLLCAAHRAGVAFPHRCLVGACATCLCRKLSGEVAYQLAPMLTEKEQAAGWIFPCLAMARSDLVLLLE
- the uspB gene encoding universal stress protein UspB, with the protein product MISGDAILMALFIVAIINISRYVSTLKTLLVVMRECDPLLYQQVDGRGFFSSQGNMNKQIRLFHYIRSQQYHKHHDEIFMAKCEKVRKLFVLASTSLMVFLVSIFVVAYLGI
- the ubiD gene encoding 4-hydroxy-3-polyprenylbenzoate decarboxylase: MKFNDLRDFIAYLEERGQLKRIKQPVDPRYEMTEICDRTLRAGGPALLFENPVGYDMPVLANLFGTTERVAMGMGREDVLELREVGKLLAYLKEPEPPKGFRDAIDKLPVFKQVLNMPAKRLSKAPCQQIVWEGDEVDLDKIPVMSCWPGDVAPLLTWGLTVTRGPEKKRQNLGIYRQQKISKNKVIMRWLAHRGGALDMREFMQAHPGEKFPVSVAFGADPATILGAVTPVPDTLSEYAFAGLLRGSKTEVVKSISNDLEVPASAEIVLEGYIDPNEYADEGPYGDHTGYYNEVERHHVFTVTHVTMRKDPIYHSTYTGRPPDEPAVLGVALNEVFVPILQKQFPEIVDFYLPPEGCSYRMAVVTMKKQYPGHAKRVMMGVWSFLRQFMYTKFVIVCDDDVNARDWNDVIWAITTRMDPARDTVMIENTPIDSLDFASPVVGLGSKMGLDATNKWEGETQREWGTPIIKDPEVVARVDAIWDELGILNN
- a CDS encoding carboxylate/amino acid/amine transporter; its protein translation is MGYLTAITLLWAFSFSLIGVYLAGQVDAWFSVLTRVTLAALVFLPFLRRQHLTGKLALKLMVIGAFQLGIMYCFYYQSFLYLSVPEVLLFTIFTPIYVTLIYDLLQRRFSAWYLVTAAIAVLGAAVIKFEGINENFILGFFIVQGANLCFAIGQVGYKVIMEKEQADLPQHTVFALFYIGAVCVALPMFLLFGNMDKLPTTNTQWSILVYLGIVASGLGYFIWNKGATLVNAGALAIMNNALVPAGLIVNLVIWNRDVDYPRLIIGGAIILLSLWVNETWVKRRVAAAHA
- the ftnA gene encoding non-heme ferritin — translated: MLAQAMVDKLNEQINLEFFSSNLYLQMSAWCEDKGFEGAAEFLRLHAAEEMQHMQRLFTYVSETGALPILGTIDAPQHEYASLGEVFRATYEHERLITERINKLAHVAFTTQDYSTFNFLQWYVAEQHEEEKLFKGILDKIELVGEDGKALFFIDKDLAAMAKQESSSVMGQQVG
- the fre gene encoding NAD(P)H-flavin reductase — translated: MSIQCEVKSVESLACNTYRILLKPTAQVDFKAGQYLLAVMGEKDKRPFSIASSPCRGNELELHIGAADHNPFAMEVVEAMQLAMAEGKSFEVEAPMGDAWLREDSAKPLLLIAGGTGFSYVRSLLDNCLSRGMTQPIFVYWGGRDDCQLYAHDELVALAAQHANLTYVPVVESAPADWQGKVGNVLEAVCDDFVSLSAYDIYICGRFEMAGAAREQFTAEKGADRERMFADAYAFI